Proteins from a single region of Antechinus flavipes isolate AdamAnt ecotype Samford, QLD, Australia chromosome 2, AdamAnt_v2, whole genome shotgun sequence:
- the FOXI1 gene encoding forkhead box protein I1, which produces MSSFDLQAHSPPRCSPQFPNIGQEPPEMNIYYENFFHPQNMPSPQRPSGYDNSGDYGATPNPYLWLNGPAITPPPYLPGSNPGPFLPQSYGMQRQLLPNGLGATDLGWLPIPSQEELMKLVRPPYSYSALIAMAIHGAPDKRLTLSQIYQYVADNFPFYNKSKAGWQNSIRHNLSLNDCFKKVPRDEDDPGKGNYWTLDPNCEKMFDNGNFRRKRKRKSDVTSSTSSLASEKSEDSLLSGSPKTTDAQDMLDSASPSSDSSPGKRSPPSPSTNPCLTGFLSTMTTYVSGSNSTGRSGGAPPGLNTESTEKMGQNFLSFNSFSPLPNIPSHGGGGDWSNPIPSNHLGYSGSVLNQFNTHFYNSINTNSILYPREGTEV; this is translated from the exons ATGAGCTCCTTTGATCTCCAGGCGCACTCCCCACCCCGCTGCAGCCCCCAGTTCCCCAACATTGGCCAGGAGCCCCCTGAGATGAACATCTATTATGAGAACTTCTTCCACCCACAGAACATGCCCAGTCCTCAGCGTCCCTCGGGCTATGATAACAGTGGGGACTATGGGGCTACACCAAATCCCTACCTCTGGCTGAATGGGCCTGCTATCACCCCTCCACCCTACCTCCCAGGTTCCAACCCCGGACCCTTTCTACCCCAGTCCTATGGCATGCAGAGGCAGCTGTTGCCCAATGGCCTTGGGGCTACCGACCTGGGCTGGCTACCCATCCCTTCCCAGGAAGAGCTGATGAAGCTGGTGCGTCCACCTTATTCCTACTCAGCCCTCATTGCCATGGCCATCCACGGGGCACCGGACAAGCGGCTGACACTCAGCCAGATCTACCAATATGTGGCAGACAACTTCCCCTTCTACAATAAGAGCAAGGCTGGCTGGCAGAACTCCATTCGGCACAACCTCTCTCTCAATGACTGCTTTAAGAAAGTGCCCAGGGATGAGGATGATCCAG gaaaaggaaattacTGGACTTTGGATCCAAACTGTGAGAAGATGTTTGATAATGGAAATTTCCGCAGAAAGCGAAAAAGGAAGTCCGATGTCACATCCAGCACGAGTTCCTTGGCTTCAGAGAAATCTGAGGACAGTCTCCTGTCTGGCAGCCCCAAGACCACAGATGCCCAGGACATGTTAGACAGTGCCTCTCCCAGTTCTGACAGCTCCCCAGGGAAGCGTTCTCCCCCTTCTCCATCAACCAACCCATGTCTCACGGGCTTTCTGTCCACCATGACCACCTATGTCAGTGGCTCCAACTCTACAGGCCGCTCGGGGGGGGCTCCTCCAGGACTCAACACTGAGAGCACTGAGAAGATGGGTCAGAACTTCCTGAGTTTCaactccttctccccactccccaatATTCCCAGCCATGGAGGTGGGGGTGACTGGTCCAACCCCATTCCCTCCAACCACCTTGGCTACAGTGGCTCTGTCCTCAACCAATTCAACACTCATTTCTACAACAGCATTAACACAAACAGCATTCTCTACCCCAGGGAGGGGACCGAGGTTTAG